DNA from Actinoplanes sp. SE50/110:
GGCGCCGGGTGGTCGGGCTGGCGGTGGGGCGGGGGTCAGCCCTGGCTCAGGCCGTGTTCGGAGCCCTTCTTCAGGGCGCGGGTGTCGCGCAACTCCAGGAACGGCTCCTCGTCGGCGGGGTGGCCGGCGGCGATGGCGCGGCCGCGTTCGAGTTCGGCGTCCAGTTCGGCGCCGAGCATGATCGCCATGTTGGAGATCCAGAGCCAGACCAGGAAGGCGACGACGCCGCCCAGGGTGCCGTACGTCTTGTTGTAGTTGGCGAAGTTCGCCAGGTAGATCGCGAAGCCGGCGGACGCGGCCACCCACAGCAGGACGGCGAAGATGCCGCCCGGGCTGATCCAGCGGAAACCGCCGGTCTTGGCGTTCGGCGAAGCCCAGTAGAGGATGGCGAACATCAGGCTGACCAGGATCACCAGCACCGGCCATTTGGCGATGTTCCAGGTGGTCACGGCGACCCCGCCGAGGTGCAGCTTCTCGCCGACGATGCGGGCCAGGTCGCCGGTGAACACGACGATGGCGGCGGAGGCGATCAGCATGGTGCCGACGATCGCGGTGACACCGACCCGGATCGGCAGGGTCTTCCAGATCGGCCGGCCCTCCGGCACGTCGTAGATCGCGTTCGACGCCCGCATGAACGCGGCGATGTAGCCGGACGCCGACCAGAACGCGGCGACCAGACCGAGGATCGCGGCCAGCCCGGCGTTGCCGGTGCCCTGCACCTGGTCGAGCACCGTGTTGACCAGGTCGCGCAGCTGCGAGTTCGGGGTGATCTGGGTGACCGCGTCGGTGACGGTCCGCTGGCCGGCGTCGCCGAGCAACCCCAGCAGCGAGACGATCACCAGCGCGCCCGGGAAGATGGACAGGACGCCGTAGTAGGTCAGCGCGGCCGCCCAGTCGGACACGTTGTCCTCGGAGAACTGCTTGAAGGTCCGCCGCACCGCGGCGAAGATCCCCCGGGCGTGCAGCTGCGACGGACGGTCCGGGCCGGCATCCGGACCCGGCGCCGACAGGTCTTTCGGGTCGGGCGTACGACCCACGTCGGTCGTGCTCGCCGCCGCCAGGTCGAAGTCCTCGGCCCCACGCCGCCGTGCCTGGCCGGCGTCGTCGCCGCGGCCGGCATCCGAAGCGGCCGCGTGCTCGGCCCCGGTCCGGCCGGCGTCCGACGCGTCCGCAGATCCGGCCGCGGTCGCGTGGTCGGCGCCCGAACCGTCGGTCCGCTGGACGGCTGAGCCTTCCCCGTCTCCGGGGTCCGGCCGTCCGTGGCTGCCGGAGGCGGCGGGCACGGCGGCCACGCTGCCGGACTGCTTGTCGTCTTCGGGATCGTGGCGCCCGTGCGGGCGATTCTGGAGTCTCATGGGGTTCCCTCTCAGGCCGGGCGACCGGTCGCCGCCGTCACCCCTCCCCGCTGTGACGTACGAGTACGACCTGCTCGGGTTGTTCCCCGGAAGGAAGCTCCGCTAACCCTTCGCCGCCGGTTGACCGGCGGACAGCGCAGGCTGTGTCAGCGGGCGGCGGTGGCGCCAGCAGGATCAGGGGAGCGGGGCGCGAGAGGCGGCCGGAGAGTCAGCCGGCAGAGCCGGACAGTGGGAGCGCGCCCACTCTGAGTGCGGCATCGCCGAGGTGCCGGGGGCACCGGGCATACGCACGCGCAGTCGAGCGGTGCATGTCCATTTATGCAGATGATGATGTAGAGAGCGCGTCCGAAAACGCTCTCCGGGAGGGTCCTCCGACTTACTACTCGCTGGTCATCCGGGGGTAAGGGATAGGCGTACAGCTATCTCTGTGGCGGGTTTTGATCATGAATGAGCCGGTCACGGAGTCGCACGGCCGGTACGCCGATGATCCGGATCGCGCCGCAGGCTCGTATCGGAGGGCAGGACGTTCCAGGATGGAGGCGGCCATGGAGTGCGGATGGCTCGGAACCGGTGGATCGAAGGCGGTGCCGCGGATGGTCCATACTGGAATCGTCAGCACGAGCCGATGCACGTGCACCTGCACGGGTCAGCTCGTTCGGGGAGGAAACTGATGCGGCTTCGACATCCTTCCGGCCGGACCGTGCACCTCATCGCCGGGGTCGACCTGACCGGCGCGCGAACGGCGGCCGACGCCTTCGCCATGATCGATGCGGTCGCCGCCCGCCTGCGATCCGGCCGGACCGCCGATCCTCGACTCGCCGTTGCCGGTGTGACCGACAATGCCGACCGGGCTGCCGTCGGCTGGACCGGTCGGGCTGCCGGCCTGACCGAGAATGCCGATCTGTCCCGGACGGATGCCGTCATCGGCGGCGATGCTGATCCCGCGCACCACCGGCTCGGGATCGCGCTGCGCCTGCCCTACCCGCTTGCCGCCGCCCTCGTCGACGACGGGCGCGCCCGCACCCGGCTGCGTGCCGACCTCGATGCCCGCGGGCTCGACGTCGTCACGGTGAACGGCGGGCCCGAGGCCGAGGTCGGCGGCCTGCCCCCGCTGCCCGACTGGAGCGAGACCGCCCGGCTGCAGCACACCCTGGACCTGGCCCGGATCCTGGTCGACCTGCTGCCCGCCGACGAGGTGCGCGGCGCGGTCGGCACCTGCGGCCTGGCCCACCGGGACGGCTGGGACGAGGCCCGCGAGATGGCGGTGAGCCGGCACCTGCGGCGGCTCTCCGGCCGTCTCGCCGACCTGGCCTGGCGGGTCGGGCGGGCGGTGCGGGTCGGTTTCGAGCCGGGCCCCGGCTGGGTGCTCGACACCCCGGAGGAGACGGTGGCCGGGCTGGCCCGGGTCGACAAGGACCGGCTCGGCATCTGCCTGGACCTGGCCCGGGCGGCCCGGGAGTGGCCCGACCCGGCGGCCGGCGTCGATCGGCTCACCGACGCCGGCCTGTCGGTGATCACCGTCCGGATCACCGATCCGCGGGCCGCGTGGCAGCCGATCCTGCGCCACCTGCTCGCGGCGGACACCGCACGCACGGAGTATGTCGAGGTGGAGGGATCCGGCGCGGCGGCCGCGGATCTGACGTACACCATGGGGGAACTGACCGCCCTCGGTCTGGTGCCGGAGCACGAGCCCTGCCCCACGTCCTGATTCCGGGCGATGAGCCCGGGAAACGGCGAAGGCCGCCCCGGTGAGGGCGGCCTCCACGGCGATCCGGAGCAGCGTCAGTACGTGCTGCCCGACCCCTTGGTGCCGGAGAGCGAGTCCGACGGGGCGAGCAGCTCGTCCGTGCTCGTGGTGCCGGACGTGCTGCTCTGGCTGGTGGCGCCGAGCTTCTCACCGAGCTTGGACGACTGCAGCTTGTCCTTGCCCTCGGTGTAGAGCTTGTTCGCCTGGGCCTGCGCCACACCGGCGGCCTCCTGGACCGTCGGGTGCTCCCAGACCTTCTGGGCGTTCGCCCGGATCTCCTCGTACTTCTCGCGGCCGGCCCGGCTGCCCAGGACGAAGCCCGCCGCGAGACCGGTGAGGAACATCAGCTTTCCGCGCATGATGGCGGCTCCTTCCGTTCGTGACGCGCACGCGTCTGCCGGCGTGCATACCCATCCTGCCGCGCCGGTACTCCCGTCATCTCGCTTTCACTCGTGTTGCCCTGAGTCACACCTGGTCGCGGCCCGCGAAACGCTCCGGGGGTATCCCCTTCGCGCGAAGCCCCCGGGGTCGTGTAATCTCTTCTCCGTCGCCAGGGAAACCCGGCGGCGAGCACGATCCCCTGTAGCTCAATTGGCAGAGCAGCCGGCTGTTAACCGGCAGGTTATTGGTTCGAGTCCAATCGGGGGAGCTTTCAGTTCAGGAGGCCTCCGGCCGCGGAATCCGCGGTTCAGGAGGCCTTTTGCATGTCCGCGGCGGGTTGCGGTCGCGGCCGGCACTGCACGCCATGACGGCGTACGTGACGTCCGCCCCCGGCGTGCGGTGCGGGCGGGGAGGGCGCACCCTGGACGGGGGTGGCGCGACGCGGTGCGCGGCGTGCCGGCCCCGCGCGTACCCGGGCAATGTTGTTGATCTTGGGGTTTCGGCTGCCTTGCACTTTCGCCTCCTTGGCCCGAAGTGCACGGTTACGCTGGGGCTCGCGTAGTTCGCTCTCAGTGAGGTGGTTATGTCGCAGCCGGTCGAGGTGGACGTCGTCATCGTCGGCGGCGGGCTCGCCGGGCTGTCCGCCGCCCGCCGACTCGACCGCGCCGGCGTCGAATGGCTGCTCATCGAAGGATCCGACCGGCTCGGCGGGCGGGTCGCCACCGAAAACGTCGACGGCTGGCGGATGGACCGCGGATTTCAGGTCCTCAACACCGCGTACCCCCGGCTCTCCGCCCTCGTCGACATCGACGCCCTGGAAATGCGGTACTTCACCGCCGGCGTCCTGGTCCGGCGTGGTGGCACCCTGCACCGCCTCGAAAACCCGCTCCGCGAACCGCTGGCCACCCCGCAGACCCTGCTGTCCGGCGTCGGCTCTCTCACCGACCGGCTCAAATTCGCCGCCCTCGCCACCCGATGCGCCACCACGCCCGCCGCCAAGCTGCTCGAAGCGCCGGAGACCACCACCCAGGAGATGCTCCGCAAAGCCGGCCTCTCCCACCGCATCATCGAAGAGGTGCTGCGGCCGTTCTTCTCCGGCGTCTTCGCCGACCGGTCCCTCGACACGTCCAGCCACGTCACCGCGATGGTGCTGCGCTCCTTCACCCGCGGCCGGATCGGGGTGCCGGCCGCCGGCATGGCCGCGCTGCCCGCCGCCGTCGCCGGTCCCCTGCCCTTCCCGCAACTGCTGATCGGCGCCCGCACCCTCAGCATCGGCCCCGGTCTGGTCGTCACCGAAGGCGGCGAAATCCGCTGCCGCGCCGTGATCGTCGCCACCGACCCGCTCAGCGCCGCCGACCTGCTCCCGCAGCTGCCCCGGCCCGACATGCACGGGCTGACCACCTTCTACTTCGGCGCGTCCCTGGCACCCATCGACGAACCGATCCTGCTCCTCGACGGCGAGCGCCGGGAGATCGTCGCCAACACCGTCGTGATCAGCAACGCCGCCCCGGAATACGCCCCCGGCGGCCACAGCCTGATCGCCGCCTCCGTCGTCGGCGTCTCCGCCCCCTCCAGCGCCTCCGAGGCTGTCATCCGCGTCGAACTGGCCCGCATGTACGGCACCTCCACCGACGACTGGGACCTCCTCAACGTGATCAGCATCCCGAACGCACTCCCCGCCGCCCGGGTGCCCCAGAACACCCTCCGCAAGTCGGTAGCCCTCGGTGACGGCCTGTTCGTCGCCGGCGACCACCGTGACAGCCCATCCATCCAAGGTGCGATGGCCGGCGGCTGGCGCACCGCCGGCCAAGTCCTGGCGTCACTCGGCGTGCAGGTCGGGGTCTAGCCACGAGGAGACGTCATGAGCGACTTCAACCCGGAGAACTTCGCCGAATTCACCACTCAGGACGGCCCGGAATCCCCGGGCGTCGGGGAAGACAATCTGCCCGCCATCGCTGACCTTCAGCCGCCGGACATGGTCTCCGACCCCCGATACCAAATCGTTTTGTTGCCACAGACGCTGGTGGAGCGATAGATCGCTAGCTGCGGGAGCGGGCCGCGGGTTACGATCGCCGCCGGTACGGGGCGGTAGCTCAGTGGGTTAGAGCAGGGGACTCATAATCCCTCGGTCGCGGGTTCGAGTCCCGCCCGCCCCACGTTTGTTCGCCTGGGGGCGACCCCCAGACCCCACGTTACGTGGGTTGCGGTGGGCGGATCGATCACGGTCCGCCCCCGAAGGGCGCCTGCTACGGGTGTCACAGTTCCGGCTTGAACTCTACGAGCAGCGGTAACCGCCGGCCCCAAATCCTGCCCGGGTTCTGGGAGCCCACCTGGCCCACTCCGTCGGCCAAGGGATTATGAGTCCCCTGGTTCGACCAGTCGTGACTCAGCCACCCACCCGTCGGAGCGACCTGGGGTCGCCGGCCAACCGTCTCGTGTGCCTCTGGTCTTGGCGGCCTTCACTTCGATCTGTGTGCGGACTCGTCACGCAGACGCGGATCGATCAGCCCCAGCCGGACACCGCGCTTTGCCCCAGGTGAGCGCCTGCCCTCGCCGAACGGCTGGTCGCTCCTGTCACCGGTAGCTTGCGATAGGGGAACGACCCGGTGCTGAGCGTCCCTCCGGCGATGAGCCTGTCGCGGAGGGCGTTACGACAATTTCGCTCTCATTGACCACGAATGCGAGGATCCAGTCGCCGATGCCATAGTCGACCCCGTCGCCGTCGGGGATCCGCCGGTGTCCTGGAGTCCTCATCTCCAGCCGGGCGTCCTGCTTACGCTGGACTTCTACTGCCGCGTGAGCTGGCGAACCGTCCAGGCAGCGGGTCGCCGGTGACGGAGGCCGCGTGGATCGTATGGTGCAACGCCCGGCCTACGTTGATCTTGCATGCGAACCGCAACCCCGGCGGTTCGCTGTCGTCGGCTGCTGGTGGAGCGCCGGAGGCGGCTAAATCCCCTTTCCGGCCGTCGCGCTGTCGGTGTCATCAGATGTCGTGACCGGCGCAGCAGACTTCGCATGTGCCGCGTCCGGCGGCGATGGCGTCGACAGTCGGTACCCACGTCAGGTCGGATCGGACGCCACCGCGTCGCTCGATACGTCGCCAGCCGTCGTTGAGGGCGGCGCAGCCCCCGCTGAGGTGGAAGACGGCGCCACCGGAGGTGACCGCGACGCGTTGCGGGCGCGTGCTGGCCGACGGCCGGCACTGCCAGCATTGGCGGGTGACAAGGTCATGGACGCAGCGGGAGTTGAGCCGTTGCGTGGCCTCGAGCAGGCCGGTTCCCGCCAAGGCGCCCGCCCGTTCTGCTCCAGCGCCAGAAAAGGCGGCCTCCCCGACCCACTGGACCTGATGTAGCTGAGCGGCTGCAGTCAGCCGCGACCTGAGGTCGCGATGCCGGCCGGCAATGGTTTGATCGGCATGAACCCGCACCGCGACGGGTCGCGTCAGTCGGTCGAGGGCCTCCGCCACCGCCGTCAACAGCATCCGGTCGCTGGACGTCAGTGCGAGTTCGGCGCCGTAGACCTCACGGTTGTGACTTCCGTATCGAAGGACAGCTCCCCATCCGCCCGGACCGCGATCGCCGTCGCACACACCGGCAGGGAACACGTCGACTGCTTCCTGCCGCCTTACATGCCCGTCCGCCATCCGCTCTACCCCGATTCACATCGTAACTTATCGATGGCAGGATTGCGGTGCAAGGCCGACGGCGTCGCCGGGTCGGTCAGCGGATCGGTCGTTCACCTTTGCGGAGGACATCGCGTACGTCGGCGACCGACTGGACGACGACATCCTGTCCGCGCTCGAGGCTGGAGCAGCCTTCCGTATCGACACGTCTGTCCGGCGTGGCCGCCTTTACCTGAAGACCAACGTTACACACCGTTCTATGATCGCCACTTAAAGTCTTCTATGGAGGTCGCCTGTGCCCGCTGGAGGATCTGCGATCGGTCGTGCCTTACGTGAGCGTGAGCATGCGGCAGAGCTCATGCGTCGGTACCGGCGAGCCCAGGCGGTCGCAGCTCGATACGCGGCGGCGGCCATAGGGGAGCAGCAAGTAGCGGCCGCCCTGATCGTGTTGACTGGAGCTGGCTGGACTCTACTGGTGGACCGACGTTGGCCCGGCAGTGCAGTAGCCAATGTCGACATGATTCTGGTGGGGCCTGGCGGCGTCTTCGTCATTGACGTCAAGAACTGGAGAAGCCCGCCGACGGCCCTCGACGGCCGGCTCCACGCCGGCTCGGACGATCGTCACCAAGAGATCATCAAACTCCGTGCGATCACGAGCAGGGTGCACGACGAGCTAGCAGTCCTCGACATGGCGCCGGCCGTGGTGGCTTCTGTCATGGTGTTCGCGAACCAATCCGTCGAACAGCGTGTCGGTACGGTTTTCCTCCGCGGCGTCAAGGAGATCGCGCCGTGGTTGGCGGCCCTGCCGCGCCGCCTCACCACACCGCAGGTCGGCCGAGTGGCCGTTCACCTCGCTGGCAAGTTTCCCGCGTACGACATACCCGACATCGTTGAGCGGCCGGTTCAGGTCGACCGCAGTGACCCCCCGCAAAAGGCACCGTCGCTCTTCGACGTGGATGCGATCGCTCGCGCGGAGCAACAGTCCGTGCTGGCCCGCCCGATCGAAAGTTGGATGACGTATCTGCATCCCGACCAGCTCGCCATCGTCAGACGCCGGTGGAACGGTCCGGCTCGGATCAGCGGCGCGGCTGGTACGGGCAAGACCGTCGTAGGTCTACACCGGGCCGTCTGGCTTGCCCAGCGTACGGTAGGCAAAATCCTCTATGTCACATTCGTGAAGAACCTTCCCCGGGTCCAGGCGCAGCTCCTGGCGCGCCTTTCCCCGGCGGTCGTCGACAGGGTCGAGTTTTGCAGCCTGCACGGTTGGGCGAGGTCGCTGCTTGACCAGCGTGGAGTGCACCTACGAGTGGATCTGGCGGCGACCGGCAATTGCTTCTCCCGCGCATGGCTGCATGTCGGGAGGAGCAGCGTTCTGGCGGAGCTCGAACCTAACCCGATGTACTGGCAGGACGAGATCACCTACGTCATCAAGGGGCGAGGCTTCACTGAGCTGGGGCAGTACCTTACGGCTACCCGGCCCGGGCGCCGGACTGCGCTGCGACGCGTTCACCGCGAGGCCGCCTGGCAGCTCTACCTGGAGTACGAACGTCTGCGTGCCGAGCGGGGAGTGCACGACTTCACCGATGTGCTCACCGAGGCCATCGCCGTCTTGCGTGACCCAGCCGCTCGGCCGCGGTACGCCGCCGTCATCGCTGACGAGGTACAGGATTTGACTCTCGTCGGAGTGAGCCTGCTGCATCAGCTCGTCGGTGATGCGCCGAACGGCCTGCTGCTCATCGGTGATGGCCAGCAAGCCGTCTACCCTGGCGGCTTTCGTCTCAGCGACGCCGGCATCGACATCCGTGGCGGACGTGCCGAAGTCCTGAAGGTCAACTACCGAAATGCCGCGGACATTCTTACGGCGGCGCTACAGACCCTTGATGGGCAGCCCTTCGACGACATAGACGGGACAGTTGTCACCACCGGCCCTGCCGTGGAGACCACCTACCACGACGGTCGAGTGATCCGCGTCGACGCGGCCACTGCTGACGAGCACGACCAAGCCTTCCTCGCCGCCGTGAGGGAGCTGGCCGGAGATTCATCCGACGATACGCGGCTTGGGGACGCGGCAGTGCTCTGCGCCCGGAAGAAGGACGTCATCCACTACCAGCGCCTGCTGACCCGCGCCGGCATCCCGAACAGCAACCTCGAGGACTACGACGGGCAGGCCACCGGCGAGTTGAAGGTGGGAACCTTTCTCCGGTCCAAGGGACTCGAGTTCAAGCACGTCTTCCTGCCGCATCACGACCGCGAGGTAAGGAAAGCGCAGACGAGCAGCCTCACCGAGACCGACCGCCTGGCGCTGGTGAAGCGACAGCTCTTCGTCGGCATGACCCGCGCACGTGACATGCTGTGGATCGGCGCTGTCCCGGATGCGAAGCTGCCGCGACCCAGAACCGGGCACGATTCGGCGGCTGTACCGGGCTCTCCTCCGCTCGGCTCGCGGTGAGGTTGTGGCGGATGTCGGCGCGTCGCGACGGCGGGACCTGCGCTTGGCGCTGCGCGTTCTTCGTAGACGTGCGGATGGAGAGTGATTGGGGGCAACTGCGCTTGTTGGCACGCTGAGACGAGACTTTCTTGGGTGCTGACTTCTAGTGCTGGACCGCGTTAGTTCGTCGGGGGTGTGAGCCAGGCGGTCGGGTCGTTGAGGTAGAGGCCGCAGGCGCAGTCGAGAGCTTCTTCCGGGCTGCCGACAGGTAGCCCGGAAGTGCTGGATTCCTGTGGCATTGCGCGAACCGCGGGTCGCTCGGATGTTGCCCCGGGCCGGATGTGGTAGACGGGTACATGCCCAAGAGTCGTGGTCGTCCTGCGGGACGGGGTAAGCCGAGGCGTCCGCAGCGCCCGGTTAGTGAGTTGCGGTTGTCGGACCGGTTGATGCGTGACGCTATGTCGATCGTGTCTGAGGACAGTGTGCTTAAGGTCGAGCGGTGGGCCAGTGGGTGGCTCGGTGCGGCGTGGTCGGCGGCGGGGCTCGGTGAGCGTGACCCGGAGAAGGTGTTGTACCTGGAGGTGGTGGGGCGGGCGTCGACCCGGCCGTCGCTGTACGGGCTGGCCGCGGTGGCGGCGCTGCGTCGTGTCGCCGCCCCGGGCGAGTGGCCGATGCTGGACGACACCCTGGAGATCTTGTCGGAGAGCCAGCCGGTGCCGGACTGGTTCGCGATCCCCGGCTTCGAGCCGGTTCGGGCGTGGCGGGCGGTGGATGTCTGGGACAGCGAGCACGTGCTGTTCGTCGAGTTCGCCGGGCAGACGCCGCACACGGTGATGGCACAGATCTCCCTACCCGGCGGTGTGCTGGTCGACAAGCTCGCGGTGCTGCAGCCCGGGGCTGCGGAGGCCTGGGACCGGCTGCGTGAGCCCGGTGAGGTGCCGATGCCGGCCGTCGAGTGCCCGGTGGAGGTTGCGCTGGCGGAGCTGGCCGATGCGTTGCGGACCACGGACATGACCTGGCCCCGTCACGATGACGAGGAGTTCCTCGACTTGCGGGCGCTGGCCTGGTCGCGATGCCGGTCGTATCTGCCGGATTTCCGTGACTGGCAGCCGATGAGCGATGAGGAACGGCAACGACTGCTGGACGGGTTCGCGCCGGCCGATGACACGGTCGCCAGGTCGCTGGCGGACCTGTTCCTGGACTACGGCGACGGCTACATGACCAGCGGCCCATTGTGCTGGAGCCCGGGACAGGTCGGCTTGTTTCTGGCCGATTGGCTGCCGCGCAAGGCGGCGCTGGACGCCGAGCAGCGTGCGGCGCTGCCGGACGTGTTGCGGCGCTGGGTCCGGTACGCCCTGGAACGCCGTGCGGTCGACCTGGAGTGGATCGGTCCCGTGGTGGAGGCGGTCGACACGTTCCTTCCCTCGTTCGAGGAGGCGTTCGACGACACGGCGGCGTGGGGGCCGGCCAAGCAGATCGCCGCGGAGTTGACGGCGCGTGGTGTCGACTTCACCGACTCGGAAGCCGTCGAGGACGCGATGCGGGGCCTCAACGCCGAGCGCCTCGCTCGATATCTGATCGACTGATCACCCGAACGAGGCGCCCCGTGATGATCTGACTCTGGCAGTTCATAGGTTGGTGGCATGTCGATGGTTGATGCCGCGCTGCTACGACGGGCTGGTGACCTCAAGGGCGAGCTGGTGGCGTTCTCTCAACAGCCCCGCTACGACCGGGCTATGTCGAGTTTTCTGGCCGAGTACGGCAACGGCTTGGAAAGCGCCGATGAACAGCGGTGGATGCTGCTCTGGGACGGTTTCACCCTGGAGCACCGGCTGGCGGACGGCCAGACGGTGGTGGAGCAGTTCGTCGAGGCCCGGCCGGACCTGCCGGAGGTCGAACGGGAGATGGTGCTCGGGCTCGACGGCTACTACACGTACTGCCGTGACTCGGTTCTCGGGCCGGACCCGAAGGTCAGCCCCTCTATGGTGTCGATGTCGTTGCCGCCGGATCTGACCGGTGCGGAGACGGTTGCGCTGATTTACGACGAGACGGACGGACTCGGCTTCTACGCCGAGTTCGGCCTCGTGGAGGAAGCGTTCGTGAACCCCGACGTGCTGCGACGTCGCCGGTGGCGCGAGCGGACGCTGTCCTATCTCGAGGACGACAGCGTGGAGCCGATGGTCCTGCGTCGGCTGGCTGCTCGGCATCCGGAGAAGGCGAGTGTCGTGTTCCGTCGGCTGCTGAAACGACCACGCTTCGACTGGGTCCGGGACGGTGAGGCGTTGATGCGCGAGTTCAAGCCGCTCTATTTCCATCGGCTGCCGCGCCCGCGGGTGAGCCCGCTCAGCGAGCGCTTGGCAGAATTCGCCAGACGCCGCTGATCAGAAATGGTGGGGTCGGCGGCTATTCGTGATGGTATCGGCAGGAGATGATGGTGATCTCGTTGGTCTCGACGGCGTACACCATGCGGTGTTCGTCGTCGATGCGCCGGGACCGGAGTCCCGCGAGGTTGTTTCGGAGGATCTCCGGTTTGCCGATGCCCTGACCGTCGGGATCACGTTTGATGTCGGCGATCAGGGCGTTGATGCGTTTGAGGGTTCTGCGGTCCTGAGTCTGCCGGTACAGGTAGTCGTCCCAGGCGTGGTCGGTCCAGCTGAGTTTCACTCCTCGGGGCCGAACTCGCGCTCCGTGGCTCGTCCCGCTCGCCATTGCTCGACGCTCTCAGTGAGGCGCTTGGCGTTGGCGGGGGATCGAAGCAGGTAGTTGGTTTCCATGATCGAGTCCCAGTCCTCCTTGCTCACCAGGACGGCGTTGCCGCGCTTGGAGACGATTTCGATCGGAGTGTGGTCCAGGTTGACTCGTTCGATGAGCGGAAAGAGGGACTTGCGAGCCTCGCTGGCACTGATCGCTGAAGTCACGACGCCTCCCAAGGTTGTACCGAATATGGTACCACTCTGGTGGTGGCGGTGTGCCGCTTTTGACGCTCGCCCGGTGCCGCCGACGGCGGCCTGAGTGCGACTACCTGCTCCGTGAGCTGGTCAGACGTCCCGGTAGTGAGCCACCGGGGATGGCGATGGGGTGGTTCGCATGGTGCAACGTCCGGCCCAGGTTTGTCTGCCTGGGGCGACTCCCAGACCCCACGTTACGGTGGGCGCGGTGGGCGGATCGGTTGCGGTCCGCCTTGGGTGCGGTGGCGATTGCGGCGGTACGCGAGCGGCGAGCTCTGTGCATTGCCAACGTCGAGCCAGGTGCGCGGTTGAGGTCCCTCTCTTGCTCGGTGGGCGATGCCCGGAGCGCCGTCGAGCGTGAAACCCCGTACTCGCGGACGAGTCGGAGTCGGTTGGGGCGAGTCAGTCGAGGTCGGAACTGCGCGGCGAGCTGTCGCGATCGGCGAGTACTACGCCGCAGACGCCTCGCCGCGTTCGACGACATGGGGGGACGTGGCCACCCGCAACGCCCACACCATCCCGACGTGCCCTCCTTCACCGATCGCGAGGTGTTCCGGGCGCCGCTGATTTCGACGCGCCCTCGGCGTGCTGCAAGCCCACGGCTACCCCGGCGCCGAAGCGCACCGTGGGCCGGCCGTCGTCACCGACCTGCCTCGTCCATCCCGGAGGACTGTGCTCGGTCCAACACCGTAACGCCGAGGCGGCCTTTACTTCGGCGTCCATCGTGGCATCAGGCGGAATGAGGGCCGCGCGGCATCCGCGTCGAAAGCACTGGTACGCGCC
Protein-coding regions in this window:
- a CDS encoding YihY/virulence factor BrkB family protein; translated protein: MRLQNRPHGRHDPEDDKQSGSVAAVPAASGSHGRPDPGDGEGSAVQRTDGSGADHATAAGSADASDAGRTGAEHAAASDAGRGDDAGQARRRGAEDFDLAAASTTDVGRTPDPKDLSAPGPDAGPDRPSQLHARGIFAAVRRTFKQFSEDNVSDWAAALTYYGVLSIFPGALVIVSLLGLLGDAGQRTVTDAVTQITPNSQLRDLVNTVLDQVQGTGNAGLAAILGLVAAFWSASGYIAAFMRASNAIYDVPEGRPIWKTLPIRVGVTAIVGTMLIASAAIVVFTGDLARIVGEKLHLGGVAVTTWNIAKWPVLVILVSLMFAILYWASPNAKTGGFRWISPGGIFAVLLWVAASAGFAIYLANFANYNKTYGTLGGVVAFLVWLWISNMAIMLGAELDAELERGRAIAAGHPADEEPFLELRDTRALKKGSEHGLSQG
- a CDS encoding sugar phosphate isomerase/epimerase, which produces MRLRHPSGRTVHLIAGVDLTGARTAADAFAMIDAVAARLRSGRTADPRLAVAGVTDNADRAAVGWTGRAAGLTENADLSRTDAVIGGDADPAHHRLGIALRLPYPLAAALVDDGRARTRLRADLDARGLDVVTVNGGPEAEVGGLPPLPDWSETARLQHTLDLARILVDLLPADEVRGAVGTCGLAHRDGWDEAREMAVSRHLRRLSGRLADLAWRVGRAVRVGFEPGPGWVLDTPEETVAGLARVDKDRLGICLDLARAAREWPDPAAGVDRLTDAGLSVITVRITDPRAAWQPILRHLLAADTARTEYVEVEGSGAAAADLTYTMGELTALGLVPEHEPCPTS
- a CDS encoding NAD(P)/FAD-dependent oxidoreductase; translation: MSQPVEVDVVIVGGGLAGLSAARRLDRAGVEWLLIEGSDRLGGRVATENVDGWRMDRGFQVLNTAYPRLSALVDIDALEMRYFTAGVLVRRGGTLHRLENPLREPLATPQTLLSGVGSLTDRLKFAALATRCATTPAAKLLEAPETTTQEMLRKAGLSHRIIEEVLRPFFSGVFADRSLDTSSHVTAMVLRSFTRGRIGVPAAGMAALPAAVAGPLPFPQLLIGARTLSIGPGLVVTEGGEIRCRAVIVATDPLSAADLLPQLPRPDMHGLTTFYFGASLAPIDEPILLLDGERREIVANTVVISNAAPEYAPGGHSLIAASVVGVSAPSSASEAVIRVELARMYGTSTDDWDLLNVISIPNALPAARVPQNTLRKSVALGDGLFVAGDHRDSPSIQGAMAGGWRTAGQVLASLGVQVGV
- a CDS encoding RNase H family protein, which gives rise to MADGHVRRQEAVDVFPAGVCDGDRGPGGWGAVLRYGSHNREVYGAELALTSSDRMLLTAVAEALDRLTRPVAVRVHADQTIAGRHRDLRSRLTAAAQLHQVQWVGEAAFSGAGAERAGALAGTGLLEATQRLNSRCVHDLVTRQCWQCRPSASTRPQRVAVTSGGAVFHLSGGCAALNDGWRRIERRGGVRSDLTWVPTVDAIAAGRGTCEVCCAGHDI
- a CDS encoding UvrD-helicase domain-containing protein, which codes for MPAGGSAIGRALREREHAAELMRRYRRAQAVAARYAAAAIGEQQVAAALIVLTGAGWTLLVDRRWPGSAVANVDMILVGPGGVFVIDVKNWRSPPTALDGRLHAGSDDRHQEIIKLRAITSRVHDELAVLDMAPAVVASVMVFANQSVEQRVGTVFLRGVKEIAPWLAALPRRLTTPQVGRVAVHLAGKFPAYDIPDIVERPVQVDRSDPPQKAPSLFDVDAIARAEQQSVLARPIESWMTYLHPDQLAIVRRRWNGPARISGAAGTGKTVVGLHRAVWLAQRTVGKILYVTFVKNLPRVQAQLLARLSPAVVDRVEFCSLHGWARSLLDQRGVHLRVDLAATGNCFSRAWLHVGRSSVLAELEPNPMYWQDEITYVIKGRGFTELGQYLTATRPGRRTALRRVHREAAWQLYLEYERLRAERGVHDFTDVLTEAIAVLRDPAARPRYAAVIADEVQDLTLVGVSLLHQLVGDAPNGLLLIGDGQQAVYPGGFRLSDAGIDIRGGRAEVLKVNYRNAADILTAALQTLDGQPFDDIDGTVVTTGPAVETTYHDGRVIRVDAATADEHDQAFLAAVRELAGDSSDDTRLGDAAVLCARKKDVIHYQRLLTRAGIPNSNLEDYDGQATGELKVGTFLRSKGLEFKHVFLPHHDREVRKAQTSSLTETDRLALVKRQLFVGMTRARDMLWIGAVPDAKLPRPRTGHDSAAVPGSPPLGSR
- a CDS encoding Txe/YoeB family addiction module toxin — its product is MKLSWTDHAWDDYLYRQTQDRRTLKRINALIADIKRDPDGQGIGKPEILRNNLAGLRSRRIDDEHRMVYAVETNEITIISCRYHHE
- a CDS encoding type II toxin-antitoxin system Phd/YefM family antitoxin; this encodes MTSAISASEARKSLFPLIERVNLDHTPIEIVSKRGNAVLVSKEDWDSIMETNYLLRSPANAKRLTESVEQWRAGRATEREFGPEE